The Jiangella alba genome includes the window AGTGGTAGCCGAACTCGTTCTCGGCGGCGTTCGTCGTGTACGGCCGCATGATCTGGTCGCGGATCAGCCGGCGCGCCTCCGCCCGGGCCTCGGCCAGGTAGGCCTCGTTGCCGGTGAGGACGTAGGCCTGCAGCGGCGTGCTCATGGGGGTGCGTGCGTCGCGGGCGGGCCGTTGCCGGATGAGGTCCATCGCCAGGGCGTGCAGGCCTGCGTTCTGCCCGCGGGTCTGCTCGTACAACGGCACCAGGGTCGAGGCGTCGCCGGGGATCCGGCCGATGCGGTAGAGGTCGGGGTTGCCGTACACCGGCGCCCCCTTGACCGGCGTGCTGCCGTGGTTCGCGCGCGACAGGTGGTACTCGACCAGCGGCCGGGCCCGCCGCTCGTACAGCGCGTCGTCGCCGGTCAGGTAGTACGCCGACAGCAGGACCCCGGCGATGGGCGTGCGCACGGCCTGGTCGTTCTCGATGTCGACGAAGCCCTTGGCGCGGTTCCACCAGCCGCTGAACGACGGCACGAACGACTGGCTGTCGTCGCCGTCCGGCTCGACCATCAGCAGGTCGATGAGGTTGTGGACGGTGTCGGTGAGCGAGGTGTCGTAGACGTTGCGGCGGTAGTCCGTGTAGCCGTACTCGTGGCGGACGAGGTCGGTGTAGGTGTCGTAGACGGTGCCGGCGGCGGCGTAGAGCCCGAACGCGTAGCCGCGGCTCTCACCGGCGGCCAGCGGCGACCGGCGGCCGGCCTGCGGCGCGAAGATCACCGGCTGCACGTCGCGGTCGTCGTTGCGCAGGCTCATGCCGAACGGCTGCCCGTCCGGCCCCGGCTCCCGCTCGTGCTCGAACAGCAGCACCTCGCCGGGGGTGTAGACGCCGAGCGTGACGTCCTGGCCGCCGATGGAGCGCTGGGTCAGCGACATCGGCGCGAACAGTTCCCAGGCGCCGAACGACTGCGCCCCGCCGATCACGCGGGCGTGCTGCCAGGAACCGCAGAGCACCTCGTCGACGTCGTCGGGGGTGACGGCGTCGACGGACTGGTACCCGACGACATAGTCGTCGGCGGCGCCGGCGGTGAGCGTCCACTGCAGCTCGGGGCCGATGTCGGTGAGCGTCCAGCGGACGGTGAGGTCGTAGCCGCCGGGCGGGGTGCTGCGCAGCTCGACGGTCCGCGCGTCGACCTGGGCGAGCGAGTCGAACGCCACCCAGTTCGGGGTCATCGACGTGTAGTAGTCGATCGGGTTGCCGTCGCCGCCGGTCAGCACGATCCACTGCTCGTCGAACCGTGCGGCGGGGTCGGTGACCGGCAACCAGCCGCCGGAGGTGCGGACCTCCAGGTCGCGGACGAAGGTGTGGCCGCCGTCCCACGTCGCGCGGGAGAACGTGACTCGGTGCCGCTCGCCGGTGATCGTCGCCACCGGCTCGACGGCCAGGCTCGGCATCTCCAGCCGGCGCAGCGCGTCCGGCAACGGCGCCTGGCCGTCGGCGGCGGGGGTCGTGGCCGACGCGGTGGAGAGGCCGAACGCGTTCACCACCGGTGGCAGGACGGCCGCGCCGACCAGCAGCCGGATCGCGGTGCGGCGGGACAGACTCGGATTCGGGCAGGCTGCCGCCCGGGGTACCTCGTGCATGGGCCAGACCTTCCGTGAGGGGCGCGGTCAGCTCTTGACCGCGCCGGCGATGCCCTCGACGAACGTGCGCTGGAGGAACAGGAAGACGATCACGATCGGGATGGTGCTGATGCAGGCGGCGGCGGCCATGCCGGTCCAGTCGGTGCCCTCCTGGCCGAAGAAGTTGTACATGCCGACGCCGAGCGTGCGCAGATCCGGATTGCCGAGCGTGAACACCAGCGGGATGAAGAACGAGTTCCAGGCCGTGATGAAGTTGAGCAGGGTGACCGTGCCGATCACCGGCCGGGCCAGCGGCAGCATCACCCGGAAGAACGTGCGCAGGTAGCCCGCGCCGTCCACCCGGGCGGCGTCCTCCAGATCGCGGGGGATGCCGGCGAAGAACCCCATGAAAAGCAGGATCGGCACGACGAGCGCGGGACCGGCCTGCGCCAGCGCGGCGCCGAGCAGGCCGTTGTTCAGGCCCAGGTCGTTCACCAGCAGGAACACCGGGATGATCGTGTAGCCGTGCGGGATGAACATGGTGGCGATCAGGATGGCGACGATCACCTTCTTGCCCGGCAGGTCCGGCCGCGAGAGCGCGTACCCGGCCGTCGACGACGTCAGCAGCACCAGCACCACGACCGCGATCGAGAACGTGACGGTGTTGATCGTGTAGTCGCCGAACTTCGCCGTCGTCCAGGCCCGCTCGAAGTTGTCGAACGTCCACTCGTCCGGGATCAGCGACAGCCCGCCGAGCAGCATCTCGCGCTGCGACTTGAACGCCGCCGACACCATCCAGATGAACGGGTAGACCCAGAGCAGGCAGAACGGGATCAGGAACAGGTGCCACAGCTTGGGCCGGATCCGGTACCAGCGGTTGCGCCGGTCCGCCCGCGACGGCGCGGCTGGCGCCGGTGTCTCGCGGACGAGTTCGGTGGTGCTCATGTCGCTCCCGCCTTGTACTGACGCCGCAGAACCGGGGCCTGCAGCAACGTGATCAGCAGGGTCATCACGCCGAAGACGACGCCGGCCGCGCAGGCGAAGCCGTACCTCGGCGCCTGCAGGAACGGGTCGAACGCGAACCGGTAGATGTAGGTCGGTACGACGTCGGTCGAGTAGTTCGGCCCGCCCTGCGTGGTCGCCTGCACCAGGTCGAAGGTGTTGAGGCTGCGCTGGAAGACGAGCAGCAGGATGACGATCGCCAGCGGCACCAGCATCGGCAGCACGACGAAGCGCAGCGACTGCCGCGGGTTGGCGCCGTCGATCAGCGCCGCCTCGTGGATGTCCTTGGGGATCGTCTGCAGCGCCGCCAGCCAGTAGATCAGCGTGATGCCGAAGCCCTTCCAGATGTCGATGCCGATCAGCGTGGGCAGCGCGGTCGACGTCGAGCCGAGGAAGTTGATCGGCGAGTCGATCAGCCCGATGTCGGCGAGCGCGGTGTTCACCACGCCGCGGATCGGGTCGAAGAGGATCGCGAACACGATGCCGACCACCGCGGTCGTCGTGACCACCGGCAGGAACAGCGCCAGCCGGTACACGTTGCGCCCGCGCAGCCAGGCGTTGTTCAGCAGGATCGCCAGCACCAGCGCCAGCGGCAGCTCGATCGTCAGCGCGGCGAGCGAGAACAGGAACGAGTGCC containing:
- a CDS encoding carbohydrate ABC transporter permease; the encoded protein is MSTTELVRETPAPAAPSRADRRNRWYRIRPKLWHLFLIPFCLLWVYPFIWMVSAAFKSQREMLLGGLSLIPDEWTFDNFERAWTTAKFGDYTINTVTFSIAVVVLVLLTSSTAGYALSRPDLPGKKVIVAILIATMFIPHGYTIIPVFLLVNDLGLNNGLLGAALAQAGPALVVPILLFMGFFAGIPRDLEDAARVDGAGYLRTFFRVMLPLARPVIGTVTLLNFITAWNSFFIPLVFTLGNPDLRTLGVGMYNFFGQEGTDWTGMAAAACISTIPIVIVFLFLQRTFVEGIAGAVKS
- a CDS encoding carbohydrate ABC transporter permease, whose translation is MASTHAPARRPRAAGRPRAARWRRHAWSYAFLLPAALLFLGFSIWPMVASWWYSFFDWDGVGTPTEWIGLDNFREVLGSDAFWDSFWHSFLFSLAALTIELPLALVLAILLNNAWLRGRNVYRLALFLPVVTTTAVVGIVFAILFDPIRGVVNTALADIGLIDSPINFLGSTSTALPTLIGIDIWKGFGITLIYWLAALQTIPKDIHEAALIDGANPRQSLRFVVLPMLVPLAIVILLLVFQRSLNTFDLVQATTQGGPNYSTDVVPTYIYRFAFDPFLQAPRYGFACAAGVVFGVMTLLITLLQAPVLRRQYKAGAT